ACCGCCAGGACGAGAACAGCCCCAACAGCATCGTCAGCTACTACACCAAGGGCTCGCTGGCCGCGCTGGCGCTGGACCTGCTGATTCGCCGCGACAGCAAGGGCAAGCAGTCGCTGGACGACGTGATGCGCGCGCTGTGGGCCAAATGGCTGGCCGACGGCAAGGGGCTGGAAGAAGGCGAATGGGAAAAGATCGCGATCGAAACCACCGGCCTCAAGCTGAAACCGTTCTTCGACCTGGCGCTGCGCAGCACCGGTGAGCTGCCGCTGGCCGAACTGCTGAAGAGCCAGGGCGTGGAGCTGAAGTTCGAAGCCGCGCAGGGCGCGTCCGACCGCGGCGGCGTGGTGGACGCCTTCGCCGGCAAGCCGGCGCCGCTGACGCTGGGCGTCAAGACCGCGGCCGACGCCGCCGGCGTCAAGCTGCTCCAGGTGCTGGATGGCGGCGCCGCGCAGGCGGCCGGCCTGTCCGGCGGCGACGTGGTGGTGGCGGTGGACAAGCTGCGCGCCTACGATCTGGACAAGCAGATTGCCCGTTTCGCGGCGGGCGACAAGATCAAGCTGCACGCTTTCCGCCGCGACGAACTGATGACTTTCGAGGTCGCGCCGCAAGCCGCGCCCGAGGATACCTGCCGCCTCAAGCTGGACGCGGGCGGCGGCAAATGGATTGCAGGCCGCTGACAGAACGGCCTATTTCGACCAAGAGCGGCGCCGACCCGGCGCCGCGCCGTCTATGAAAGAGACCGGCCACGAGCCGGACCGCAAGGAGACACGAATGGCTCAACAGCCGGAAGTGAAGTACCGCAAGGATTACCAGGCCCCGGCCTTCCTGATCGACCGCGTCGACCTGGTGTTCGACGTCGAGGACGAGTCCACCCGCGTGCAGTCGCGGCTGGTGGTGACCCGCAACGGCGAATCCGCCGAGCGCGACCTGAAGCTGGACGGCAGCGCCAAGCTGCTGGCGGTGCTGCTGGACGGCGAGAAGCTGGACGAGAGCCGCTACGCGCTGGCAGAGGACGTGCTGACCGTGCGCCAGGTGCCGGACAGCTTCATCCTGGAAGTGGAAACCGAGCTGGATCCGGCGGCCAACACCAGCCTGATGGGCCTGTACGCGTCCAGCGGCAATCTGTTCACCCAGTGCGAGCCGGAAGGCTTCCGCAAGATCACCTACTACCTGGACCGTCCGGACGTGATGGCCAAGTTCACCACCACCATCAAGGCCGACAAGCAGAAGTACCCGGTGCTGCTGTCCAACGGCAACAAGGTGGGCGAGGGCATGGTGGACAAGAAGCGCCACTGGGTGAAATGGGTGGATCCCTACCGCAAGCCGTCCTATCTGTTCGCGCTGGTGGCGGGCAAGCTCACGGCGCTGCGCGACAAATTCGTCACCATGCGTGGCCGCGAAGTGGCGTTGGAGATCTGGACCGAGCCGGCCGACCAGGATAAGACCGCGCATGCGATGGAGTCGGTCAAGCACTCGATGAAGTGGGACGAGGAGCGCTTCGGCCTGGAGTACGACCTGGACATCTACATGATCGTCGCGGTCGGGGACTTCAACATGGGGGCGATGGAGAACAAGGGCCTCAACATCTTCAACACCAAGTACGTGCTGGCCCGCCAGGATACCGCCACCGATTCCGACTTCGAGGACATCGAGGCGGTGATCGGCCACGAATACTTCCACAACTGGACCGGCAACCGCGTGACTTGCCGCGACTGGTTCCAGCTGAGCCTGAAGGAAGGCCTGACCGTTTACCGCGACCAGGAATTCAGCGCTGACATCTACAGCCGCGCGGTGAAGCGCATCGAGGACGTCAAGGGCCTGCGCATGGCGCAGTTCCCGGAAGACGCCGGCCCGACCGCGCATCCGATCCGCCCGGACAGCTACATCGAGATGAACAACTTCTACACCATGACCGTGTACGAGAAGGGCGCGGAAGTGGTGCGGATGTATGAAACCCTGCTGGGCCGCGACGGCTTCCGCAAGGGCATGGACCTGTATTTCAAGCGCCATGACGGCCAGGCCGTCACCTGCGATGACTTCCGCGCCGCGATGGCCGACGCCAACGACGTCGACCTGTCGCAGTTCGCGCTGTGGTACAGCCAGGCCGGCACGCCGCGCCTGGCCGTCTCCTCGCGCTACAACCCGGCCGAGCAAAGCTACACGCTGACCGTCAAGCAGAGCTGCCCGGCCACGCCGGGGCAGCAGAACAAGCTGCCCTTCCACATCCCGCTGGCCCTGGGCCTGGTGGGCGCGGACGGCCAGGACCTGCCGCTGCGCCTGGCCGGCGAAACCGAGGCTGTCGGCACCTCGCGGGTGCTGGACGTCAAGGCCGCCGAGCAGAGCTTCACCTTCGTCGGCATCCCGGCCGAGCCGGTGCCCTCGCTGCTGCGCGGCTTCTCCGCGCCGGTGAAGCTGGAGTACGACTGGCGCGACGACCAGCTGGTGTTCCTGATGGCCAACGACAGCGACAGCTTCTGCCGCTGGGAAGCCGGCCAGATCTTCGCCGAGCGCCTGTTCCGGCAGTTGATCGCCGACGTGGCCGCCGGCCGCGAACTCAAGCTGTCCGACACCTTCATTGGGGCCTTCCGCGCGGTGCTGAAGGATCTGGGCCTGGATCCGGCGTTCAAGGCGCTGATGTTGAACCTGCCGACCGAGGGCGAAATCCTGGAAATGGTGGAGGTCGCCGATCCGGCGGTCATCCACCGGGTGCGCGAATTCGTGCTGGACCAGCTGGCGCAGGCGCTGCGCGGCGAATGGCGCGAGGCTTACGAGCTCAACCTCACCCGCGAGTACAAGACCCAGGATTCCGGCAAGCGCAGCCTGAAGAACCGCGCCTTGTGGATGCTGAACCGGCTGGACGACGCCTGGCCGGCTGAAATGGCGGCCAAGCAGTTCCGCGACGCCGACAATATGACCGACCAGATGGGCGCGCTGCTGGCGCTGCGCGACCGCGACGGCCAGGAGCGCGACGATTGCCTGACCGATTTCGCCTCGCGTTGGCAGAACGAGGCGCTGGTGATGGACAAGTTCTTCATGCTGATCGGCGGCAGCCAGCTGGAAGGCACGCTGCAGCGCGTGGAGGCGGCGCTGCAGCATCCGGCGTTCAGCATCAAGAACCCGAACAAGGTGCGTTCGCTGCTGGGGGCCTTCGGCGCCAACCTGTACCACTTCCACGCCGCCGACGGCAGCGGCTACCGCTTCCTGGCGGACCGCATCCTGGAGCTGGATACTATCAATCCGCAGGCCGCCAGCGGCCTGACCCGCGCCTTCCGGCGGCTACAGAAGCTGGAGCCGGCGCGCCGGGCGCTGATGCGCGCCGAGCTGGAACGCATGGCCCAGGCCGAGCTGTCCAAGGACGTGTACGAGATCGTGTCCAAGATCCTGGCCTGATCGCTGCGCCAGGCAATGCAAAACGCGCCGGTTTATCCGGCGCGTTTTGCATTTCCGCCATGGGCGAGGCGCTTATTCTATCCTCAGCCGCTGGCCGACGCCGCTGTTGCGGCGCTTGGGCAGGGTCAGGCTCAGCACGCCGTTCTCATATTTGGCGCCGGCGGCGTCGCGGTCGATCTCCTGCGGCAGCTGGAAGCTGCGCGACACCAGGCCGTAATAGCGTTCGCTGCGCAGCGAACGCTCATCCTTGCCTTGCTGGTCGAACTGCTTGATCTCGGCCTTGATCGTCACCAGCGCGCCGTCGATCTCGACATGGATGTCCTCCTTGCCGACGCCGGGCAGTTCGGCCTCCACCTGGTAAGCCTCGCCGGTTTCCTTGACGTCCATCTTGATCTGCGACGGCAGCGCGTCGCCGTGCAGCGGCTTGACGAGGAAACCCGGGGTGAAATCGCGGAAAAACTCGTCAAACAGGCTATGGCGGGCAGGCAGCATGCTCATCTGGTTCTCCTTTCAGTTCATGGGCTTACGGCGGATGCCGTCCTGTTGTCGAAGATAGGGACGGTGCCCCCGGGATTCAAGTGCCGCCGAACCGGGATTTGACCGGCGTCAAGCGCGCAGCCACAGCCCGGCGAAATCGGTCCAGCCGTTGCCGCCCAGCTGCAGGCCGGCCAGCTGCGGGCTGGCGTCATGGCCCAGCGTCTCGTGCGACAGCGGCAGCATCCAGCCCTCGGCCACCAGCCAGTCGCCGGCGCGGCGGTAGCCGTCCTGGCGCGCGGCGCGTTCCGCTTCCGCCTTCAAGCCGCGCATATCGCGTTCCAGCCGTGCGGAGGCGTCGGGCGACAGGCCCAGCTGCAGCGTGCTGCAGCCGCTCAGCCACTCGAACATGCCGTAGTCGCGGTCGTCGTGCAGCAGCTCGCTGCTGAGGATCAGGTCGGCCTGGCCGCGCCAGGCGGCGCTGTCGAAGAACTCGCGCCGCGTCAGGCACCGGATGTCCAGCCCGATGCCCAGCCGCGACAGGCGCTCGGCCAGCGCCGCCGCCAGCGGCGGAAAGCAGGGCAGGTCGTAGTGGAACAGCGTCAGCCGCTGCGCGTCCAGCCTCGGCGGCGGGGACGGCGCCGGGCGAGGATGGCGCCAGCCCGGCTGCAGGCCCAGCGCCGGCGCGCGCTCGTCGCAGGCGGCCACAGGATGGGGTTCGGCCAGGAAGCGCATCAGCGGCAGCCGCTGCCCGGCCGGAATGCGGCGGCTGGTCGGCGACAGCATCAGGTAGGTGCAGGCGGACTGCAGCATGGTGGCGCCGCGCTGGCTGCCGTATTCCAGCCGCAGATGGAAATCCTGCTCCGCCGGGGAGGGAATGATCCACAGCTCGATGCTGTCCAGCAGCGCCCGCTCGCGGTAATGCTGCTCGAACGCGGCCAGTTTCAGCCGCTGCGGGCTGTGCAGTTCGACGCGGAACGGTCCGCTGCCCACCGGCATGCGTTCGAAATCCTGGCTGCGGCGCATGGGCACGATGGAGGCGTTGGCGGTGGCCAGCCGCTGCGGCCACAGGTGATCGGCTTCGGTGAGCCGGCAGCTGAACGATAGCGCGTCGTGGACATCCACCCGCCGCAGATGGGCGTACAGCGCGTGATAGGGATTGTCCGGCTGCTTGAGCCTGAGCAGGCTGGCGGCGGCGGTTTCGGCATCCAGCGGTCCCCCGTCGTGAAAGCGCAGGCCGGGCCGCAGCCAGAAGCGCCAGTTTCTGCCTTCCGGATCCGCCTCCCAATGATGGGCCAGCGCTGGCCGCAACACCTGGCCCAGCCTGTCGTGGCGGCACAGCCGGTCGAAGATCTGCCGCACCAGGTGGGACTCCAGCCGGGCGTTGACCCGCTGCGGGTCCAGCGTCAGCGGCGCGTGCGGAATGGGAATGCGCAGGCTGCGGCCGCTGTCGCCGGCGCCCAGGTGCTGCGGCAGGCTGGCCAGCAGCCGTTGCTGCCGCGCCGGCTCCAGCCGGGAGAACGCCTGCTCCAGCTGGCCGCGCGCCAGCATGCGCTGCAATTGCTGCCATTCCAGCTCGTCCGGACGCCGCAGCAGGCTGAGGGTGGAGCGATGGCCGCGGCCGCGGCCGGCCCGCCATTCCAGCCAACCCTGCTCGCGCATTCTGGCCAGTTGCAGCCGCGCGTTGCGCTCGCTGCACCGCCACAGCTCGGCCAATTGGGACAGGCCGGGCTGGGACGGCGCGTCGCCGTAAGCCAGATAGAGTTGCTCGTATTGCTGTTGCAGGCGCATTTGGGCTTCCGGGTGAATGACGGCATAAAAGCGGAAGTATTTATTTGGACTTTCATCCATTTTTACATTCCGCTTTATCGGCAATACTGCAGCGGTTCCCTTCGCTTTACAAGGTGTTGTCGTGGATCTGCGTTCTCCCGTGGTGCGGCGCGTGCTGCTGTCTTCTTTCCTGTTGTCCCTGTCGCGGGCGGTGATCTCGCCCTTGCTGGTCTTGGCGCTGGGCAAGCAATTGCAATTGTCGGTGCAGGCCACCGGCACCTTGCTGGCCCTGGTGCTGCTCGGCTCCGCGCTGTTCGGCCTGTATGGCGGCTACTGGCTGGACCGGCTGCCGCGCGGTCCGGCCCTGCGCGGCGCGGCGCTGCTGATGGCGGCGGGCAGCGTGCTGCTGCCTTACGGCCATGGCTACGCGACGGTGGTGACGGCGCTGGCGGCGGGCGAGCTGGCGATGGTGGTCTACAGCATCGCGGTGAAGGCGATACTCAGCGACGTGGTGGCCGAGAGGTGGCGCAGCAAGGCGTTCTCGATGCGATACACGCTGGCCAATGTGGCTTGGGCGCTGGGGCCGATGCTGTGCGCCGGCATGCTGTTCTGGCACGAGACGGCGCCTTATTGGCTGGGCGGCCTGCTGGCGCTGGCCGGCCTCGCGGCGCAGCCCAGGCTGCCGCAGCGGCGGCATGACCCGGCGGCGCTGCCCGACGGCTTCGCCGCCACGCTGCGCACGCTGGCTGGCGACCGGGTTCTGGTGTGGTTCACTGTCAGCAGCCTGCTGGCCTACGTGGTGTACGGCCGTTTTTCCGGCTACCTGCCGCTGTTCCTGCTGACGCGCATGGACGAGGCGGAGGCGATGCGCTGGATGTCGGCGCTGATCAGCTGCAACGCCGTGGTGGTGGTGCTGTTGCAATACCCGCTGGGCCGGCTGCTGAAGCCTAACCGGCTGATGCGGGCCATCGTCGGCGGTTTCCTGCTGATCGGTGCCGGCATGCTGTGGCTGGGCAATGTCGACAGCCTGCCGCTGATGTGCGCGGCGATCGCCTTGTTCACCCTGGGCGAGATCGTGCTGGTGCCGGCCGAGTACCTGTACATCGACGCCATCGCGCCGGACGCGTTGAAGGGCAGCTATTACGGCGCGCAGAACCTGGCCTCGCTGGGCGGCGCGCTGGGGCCGGCGATGGTCGGCGCGCTGTTGTCCCGCGGCCCGTCCTGGGTGGTCTTCGCCGCGCTGGCGCTGCTGTGCGTGGCCGGCGCGGGACTGGCGCTGTACAGCGAGCGCCTGCGCCTGAGGGGATTGCGGCTGGCCAACCGCATCGATGCTTCCGCTTTGCCGGGTTCTTTGTCATGATCAAGCGTTTGCTTGAATTGCCGCGCAGACGGCGAGGGCACGACCCAGCGAGGAGAGCATGGAGAAACTGCAGCAGGATTTATGGGTGCCGGTGGGCGACGGCGAGCGGCTGTATCTGAAGCGGATCGGCCGCGCGGGCGGCGAGCCGGTGCTGATGGTCCACGGCGTGATGGCCAATGGCCGCACCTTTTATACTGAGTCCGGCAAGGGCCTGGCCCACTACTTGGCCGACGCCGGCTACGACGTCTATGTCGCCGACCTGCGCGGCCGCGGCAGGAGCACGCCCAAGATAGGCCCGCACAGCCGTCACGGCCAGACCGAGACCATCTGCGAGGACCTGCCGGCCCTGCACGGCTTCGTCCGCAGGAAGAGCGGCGGCCAGCGCGTGCACTGGATCGCCCACTCCTGGGGCGGCGTGCACATGACCAGCTGCCTGGTCCGCTTCCCCGACATCGCCGCCCAGGTGGCGAGCGCGGTGTACTTCGGCTCCAAGCGCAGCGTGCGGGTGCGCAACCTGAACAAGCTGATCGAAGTGGACTTCATGTGGGGCGCCGCCGCGCGCTGGCTGATCAAGGCCTGCGGTTATCTGCCGGCGCGGCGGATCCGCCTGGGCGCCGACGACGAGAGCGACAAGAGCCACCTGCAGAGCAAGCTGTGGGCCCAGCCCAAACCCTGGGTGGACAGCGACGACGGCTTTGACTACTCGGCCGCGGCGCAAGCCGGCCATTTGCCGCCGATCTTGTATTTCGCCGCCGCCAACGATCCCTGCCGCGGCCACCCGGAGGATGTGCGCCGTTTCCGCGACGAATCCGGCCCGCACCTGTCGCGCCTGCACCTGCTGGGGCGGCGAACCGGCCATCTGCACGACTATAACCACGTGTCGCTGCTGACCCACCCCGACGCCCCGCGCGACCACTTCCCGCTGGCGCTGGATTGGCTGGCGGGGCGTTATGACGCGGTGGCGGAGAATTATTGAGCCTGTCCGGCTTCGCGGGACGGGCGATGGGCATCTGGACCCCATGGCCCGTTCCGGCTCGCTTCCCGCATGCCAGAGATCCATGGGCGCTATGTGTCCGCAGGGGCGGCCTTATCCGCTTCCGCCAAAGCGCGGAATTCCTCATTAGGCGTCGTTCCGCCAAGCTGGTCAGTCATTGGCCGCGCTGCAGGGCTGATATTCTTTGCTCGTTTTAAAGCGCAATAAACGAAAAATTATCTTGGGCCGCGCCTTGCTAATATTGACCGTGATCAATCCCTGCTTTGATGGAGTATGTTTGGGCTTGCGGTTTTAAAGAGGTGGTGTGTGAAAATGCAGCAATATTGGCGGGTGTTGAATATTAATGTTAAAGAGCAGGTTTATTCAAATATGTGACATGATGAATGGCTATGCTCAGTGATGGCGGCCTTTTACCCGATTCGAATTATTTTTTCCGGCCTGGTTTTATTGGCCAACCGTGTTGACAGCCCTGGACCGTGAGCCGATAGAATCCGGAATCTTGATTGCATTGCTTCCACTCGCTGCTTGAGCGGCCTTGATTGAATTTTCGGTTTCAGTCTAGGCTTTATCCGGCGCTTCGGTGGATTGAATACTGGTAATGCCATTGGCGCGGCGGCTGTTTATGGCGAAGTAATGTATGTGCGGCCATGCTGCGGATGAATTCGAACGGAACAGGTAATTACCATCATGACTAGCTTCAACGCGGTACTGGCAAGAAATTCGGAAAATGCGCCGTCTGGAATGGGACGATATTCCCAGACCGTAGCCTTTTCGCACTACAACAATCTGTCGGCTCAATTGCCGGTGGATCCCGCGACCGGGCGCCTGGTGGCCGGCGGCGTGAAAGAGCAGGCCGAGCGTTGCTTCCAAAATATACAGGCAATTGTAAAAAGCATCGGCCATGAGTTGAGCGATGTGGTGAGAATCACCATCTTCTTGCAGAATATCGCGGACATGCATGTGGTAAACGAGGTATACGCCACCTTCTTCACTGATTATATGCCAACCTTGACCACGGTCGCGGTCGCCGCTTTGCCGATGGGCGCCTTGCTGCAGGTCGAGGCCCTGCTTTCCAACGGCGAGGGCACCATTCCCAATGCGCCGCAAGCCGGCGATCTGGTCAAAATCGCCAGCAATACCATGAATGCGCCGACCAGCCATTTATCCACGCAGTCGGTCGCTTTTTCCCACTACAACAATCTCTCGGCCCAGCTGCCGAT
This genomic window from Chromobacterium violaceum ATCC 12472 contains:
- the pepN gene encoding aminopeptidase N, which codes for MAQQPEVKYRKDYQAPAFLIDRVDLVFDVEDESTRVQSRLVVTRNGESAERDLKLDGSAKLLAVLLDGEKLDESRYALAEDVLTVRQVPDSFILEVETELDPAANTSLMGLYASSGNLFTQCEPEGFRKITYYLDRPDVMAKFTTTIKADKQKYPVLLSNGNKVGEGMVDKKRHWVKWVDPYRKPSYLFALVAGKLTALRDKFVTMRGREVALEIWTEPADQDKTAHAMESVKHSMKWDEERFGLEYDLDIYMIVAVGDFNMGAMENKGLNIFNTKYVLARQDTATDSDFEDIEAVIGHEYFHNWTGNRVTCRDWFQLSLKEGLTVYRDQEFSADIYSRAVKRIEDVKGLRMAQFPEDAGPTAHPIRPDSYIEMNNFYTMTVYEKGAEVVRMYETLLGRDGFRKGMDLYFKRHDGQAVTCDDFRAAMADANDVDLSQFALWYSQAGTPRLAVSSRYNPAEQSYTLTVKQSCPATPGQQNKLPFHIPLALGLVGADGQDLPLRLAGETEAVGTSRVLDVKAAEQSFTFVGIPAEPVPSLLRGFSAPVKLEYDWRDDQLVFLMANDSDSFCRWEAGQIFAERLFRQLIADVAAGRELKLSDTFIGAFRAVLKDLGLDPAFKALMLNLPTEGEILEMVEVADPAVIHRVREFVLDQLAQALRGEWREAYELNLTREYKTQDSGKRSLKNRALWMLNRLDDAWPAEMAAKQFRDADNMTDQMGALLALRDRDGQERDDCLTDFASRWQNEALVMDKFFMLIGGSQLEGTLQRVEAALQHPAFSIKNPNKVRSLLGAFGANLYHFHAADGSGYRFLADRILELDTINPQAASGLTRAFRRLQKLEPARRALMRAELERMAQAELSKDVYEIVSKILA
- a CDS encoding ABC transporter substrate-binding protein is translated as MRLQQQYEQLYLAYGDAPSQPGLSQLAELWRCSERNARLQLARMREQGWLEWRAGRGRGHRSTLSLLRRPDELEWQQLQRMLARGQLEQAFSRLEPARQQRLLASLPQHLGAGDSGRSLRIPIPHAPLTLDPQRVNARLESHLVRQIFDRLCRHDRLGQVLRPALAHHWEADPEGRNWRFWLRPGLRFHDGGPLDAETAAASLLRLKQPDNPYHALYAHLRRVDVHDALSFSCRLTEADHLWPQRLATANASIVPMRRSQDFERMPVGSGPFRVELHSPQRLKLAAFEQHYRERALLDSIELWIIPSPAEQDFHLRLEYGSQRGATMLQSACTYLMLSPTSRRIPAGQRLPLMRFLAEPHPVAACDERAPALGLQPGWRHPRPAPSPPPRLDAQRLTLFHYDLPCFPPLAAALAERLSRLGIGLDIRCLTRREFFDSAAWRGQADLILSSELLHDDRDYGMFEWLSGCSTLQLGLSPDASARLERDMRGLKAEAERAARQDGYRRAGDWLVAEGWMLPLSHETLGHDASPQLAGLQLGGNGWTDFAGLWLRA
- a CDS encoding MFS transporter, translating into MDLRSPVVRRVLLSSFLLSLSRAVISPLLVLALGKQLQLSVQATGTLLALVLLGSALFGLYGGYWLDRLPRGPALRGAALLMAAGSVLLPYGHGYATVVTALAAGELAMVVYSIAVKAILSDVVAERWRSKAFSMRYTLANVAWALGPMLCAGMLFWHETAPYWLGGLLALAGLAAQPRLPQRRHDPAALPDGFAATLRTLAGDRVLVWFTVSSLLAYVVYGRFSGYLPLFLLTRMDEAEAMRWMSALISCNAVVVVLLQYPLGRLLKPNRLMRAIVGGFLLIGAGMLWLGNVDSLPLMCAAIALFTLGEIVLVPAEYLYIDAIAPDALKGSYYGAQNLASLGGALGPAMVGALLSRGPSWVVFAALALLCVAGAGLALYSERLRLRGLRLANRIDASALPGSLS
- a CDS encoding alpha/beta fold hydrolase, translating into MEKLQQDLWVPVGDGERLYLKRIGRAGGEPVLMVHGVMANGRTFYTESGKGLAHYLADAGYDVYVADLRGRGRSTPKIGPHSRHGQTETICEDLPALHGFVRRKSGGQRVHWIAHSWGGVHMTSCLVRFPDIAAQVASAVYFGSKRSVRVRNLNKLIEVDFMWGAAARWLIKACGYLPARRIRLGADDESDKSHLQSKLWAQPKPWVDSDDGFDYSAAAQAGHLPPILYFAAANDPCRGHPEDVRRFRDESGPHLSRLHLLGRRTGHLHDYNHVSLLTHPDAPRDHFPLALDWLAGRYDAVAENY
- a CDS encoding Hsp20/alpha crystallin family protein, whose product is MSMLPARHSLFDEFFRDFTPGFLVKPLHGDALPSQIKMDVKETGEAYQVEAELPGVGKEDIHVEIDGALVTIKAEIKQFDQQGKDERSLRSERYYGLVSRSFQLPQEIDRDAAGAKYENGVLSLTLPKRRNSGVGQRLRIE